The following proteins are co-located in the Fusobacteria bacterium ZRK30 genome:
- a CDS encoding NAD(P)H-dependent oxidoreductase subunit E — translation MDLHKEVEKIIENLEDKNNELEVLEFIQNAQGYISKDMVKFVADKMDKFDFSIENTIKFYPHLKDEGKQVIEVKVCTHTACKNNGSGKILEEAKKILGVEIDGITSDGKYKLMTQRCFGQCGKGPNVKVGSEIYNKMTPEILGNLLKK, via the coding sequence ATGGATCTACATAAAGAGGTAGAAAAAATTATAGAAAATTTAGAAGATAAAAATAATGAATTAGAGGTGTTGGAATTTATTCAAAATGCCCAGGGGTATATATCTAAAGATATGGTAAAATTTGTTGCAGATAAGATGGATAAATTTGATTTTTCTATTGAGAATACAATAAAATTTTACCCCCATCTGAAGGATGAGGGGAAACAAGTCATAGAAGTCAAGGTATGCACCCATACAGCCTGTAAAAATAATGGTAGCGGGAAGATATTGGAGGAAGCTAAAAAAATATTGGGAGTAGAGATAGATGGAATAACTTCTGATGGAAAATACAAATTGATGACCCAGAGATGTTTTGGTCAGTGCGGAAAGGGTCCTAATGTGAAGGTTGGCAGTGAGATCTATAATAAGATGACACCTGAGATACTGGGTAATTTATTAAAAAAATAG
- a CDS encoding restriction endonuclease: protein MTIKDLKIDQVLENKEIAETFLCSNQGGVRKSKKTNTIVLLAKFNNCSYKHRKDGDILYFTGMGKKGDQEMKRQNKSILNAKEEGFALHLLELYEDKKYIYKGEVELISTPVIERQLDDNKEERDVFMFPLKVK, encoded by the coding sequence ATGACAATAAAAGATTTAAAGATAGATCAAGTTTTAGAAAATAAGGAGATAGCAGAAACTTTTTTGTGTTCAAACCAGGGGGGAGTGAGAAAGAGTAAGAAAACTAATACTATAGTCCTGCTGGCTAAATTTAATAATTGTTCATATAAACACAGGAAAGATGGAGATATCTTATATTTTACCGGAATGGGTAAAAAAGGTGACCAGGAGATGAAAAGACAGAATAAATCTATCCTAAATGCTAAGGAGGAGGGGTTTGCCCTTCACCTGTTAGAACTGTATGAGGATAAAAAATATATCTATAAGGGAGAAGTAGAACTGATCTCAACTCCTGTAATAGAGAGACAATTAGACGACAATAAAGAGGAGAGGGATGTTTTTATGTTCCCCCTAAAGGTAAAGTAA
- a CDS encoding biotin--[acetyl-CoA-carboxylase] ligase, which produces MRIFHFEELGSTSDYLKEKKDKKEWDLVVADIQTSGRGRRGNLWVSPQGAGLFSFALKEDPNLSMEEYSKLPLIVGIGLLEGLKNMVELDYKFKWTNDIYLFDKKLSGILVEKVGDFFIIGIGININNSEFLGESKNGISLKSATGNKYEVLDTIKIIVNSFEKYWNRYIRGEWNEILYEINEKNYLLNKDIEIDFLGSKISGIGGKILPNGRLEVETAEGIKEFMVGEIHIKL; this is translated from the coding sequence ATGAGAATATTTCACTTTGAGGAGCTGGGATCAACCAGTGACTATCTGAAGGAAAAAAAAGATAAAAAGGAGTGGGATCTGGTTGTAGCAGATATTCAAACTTCTGGACGGGGACGTAGGGGGAATCTTTGGGTATCTCCTCAAGGAGCAGGGCTGTTCAGTTTTGCGCTAAAGGAAGATCCCAACCTGAGTATGGAAGAGTACAGTAAATTGCCCTTGATTGTAGGGATTGGACTGTTAGAGGGATTGAAAAATATGGTAGAATTAGACTATAAATTTAAATGGACCAACGATATCTATTTGTTTGATAAAAAACTGTCTGGAATCCTGGTAGAAAAAGTAGGAGATTTTTTTATTATAGGTATAGGGATAAATATAAATAATTCAGAGTTTTTAGGAGAGTCTAAAAATGGTATCTCCTTAAAAAGTGCAACTGGAAACAAGTATGAAGTTCTGGATACAATAAAAATAATTGTAAATTCATTTGAAAAATATTGGAATAGATACATAAGGGGAGAATGGAATGAAATTTTATACGAGATAAATGAAAAAAACTACCTTTTAAACAAGGATATAGAGATAGATTTTTTAGGGAGTAAAATATCTGGTATAGGAGGAAAAATCTTACCAAATGGAAGATTAGAGGTAGAAACTGCAGAAGGAATAAAGGAATTTATGGTAGGAGAGATCCATATAAAATTATAG
- a CDS encoding potassium channel family protein: MKKGLINIIILMIISIILGTTLRIDADINESLRVRMYYSLAIFMNLIPIAYFLLKFRIAKKRPVFFIGFIFYYLIILPIWMSFAFEEGMVGKFGLTRDNLTSLKWVIILNLILLVISQFFIIKYVFVDILSGRRRAKSDDIGIVLLTYITLGIIFGFFYILLIENNPNALDGIISKGLGARGLYFRGMYFSFITLTSVGYGEIVPVSLAAQALTILESVMGVLLLSFSLGIVFSSNLNIKEEQEKIEKERLEKENVDRDISPKKYMALKRKLMMEFEESLDRNIERYIEEKDES; this comes from the coding sequence ATGAAAAAAGGACTGATAAATATAATAATTCTTATGATCATCTCTATTATTTTAGGAACTACCTTGAGGATAGATGCGGACATAAATGAAAGTTTGAGAGTTAGAATGTATTATAGTTTGGCTATATTTATGAATTTAATCCCCATAGCCTATTTTTTACTCAAATTTAGAATAGCTAAAAAAAGACCGGTATTCTTCATAGGTTTTATCTTCTACTATCTGATAATTCTGCCCATATGGATGAGTTTTGCCTTTGAAGAGGGAATGGTGGGTAAATTTGGTTTAACCAGGGATAATTTAACATCATTGAAATGGGTAATAATATTAAACTTAATACTTTTAGTGATCTCCCAGTTTTTTATAATCAAATATGTATTTGTGGATATTTTATCCGGCAGAAGGAGAGCTAAGAGTGATGACATAGGAATAGTTCTTCTAACCTATATAACATTGGGAATAATTTTTGGTTTTTTCTATATATTATTAATAGAAAATAATCCTAATGCATTAGATGGGATTATATCAAAGGGATTAGGAGCAAGAGGTTTGTATTTCAGAGGGATGTATTTTAGTTTCATAACCTTAACCAGTGTAGGCTATGGAGAGATAGTTCCTGTATCTCTGGCTGCCCAGGCATTGACCATATTAGAGAGTGTAATGGGGGTTTTACTCCTAAGTTTTTCTTTGGGAATTGTATTTAGTTCAAACCTAAATATAAAGGAGGAGCAGGAGAAAATCGAAAAAGAAAGGTTGGAGAAAGAAAATGTAGATAGAGATATTTCGCCGAAAAAATATATGGCATTGAAAAGAAAGTTAATGATGGAATTTGAGGAAAGTTTAGATAGGAATATCGAAAGATATATTGAGGAAAAAGATGAAAGTTAG
- the mnmA gene encoding tRNA 2-thiouridine(34) synthase MnmA, with the protein MEKVIVGLSGGVDSSVTSYILKEEGYEVIAVTLQVDKKNQGEIGEAKKVADSLKIKHVVLDVSKDFENIVIKNFLDGYSSGTTPSPCVVCDERIKIKTLIDYADSVGAKYIATGHYCNLEYSPEMDKYLLKNAADIRKDQTYMLYRLDEDTLKRMKFPLYNFTKTEVREMAKKIGLVTHNKKDSQGICFAPEGYKEYLQEKLKDKIEKGNFVDEDGNIMGTHDGYQLYTIGQRRGLNLKKPRPYFILDIRPSKNEILLGDYDKLFIKEVELIDYKFIVEIDKLLEVELMGRPRFSSHGSMGRLKRVAEPGEKDRIYFEYEEKNPQNAKGQHMVLYYGKYLIGGGVIG; encoded by the coding sequence ATGGAAAAAGTAATAGTTGGATTAAGTGGAGGAGTTGACTCCTCAGTAACATCGTATATTCTGAAAGAAGAAGGATATGAGGTAATAGCGGTAACTCTCCAGGTAGATAAAAAAAACCAGGGAGAGATAGGAGAAGCTAAAAAAGTAGCTGATTCGTTAAAAATAAAACATGTAGTCTTGGATGTATCAAAAGACTTTGAAAATATAGTGATTAAGAACTTTTTAGATGGATATAGTAGTGGTACTACCCCATCTCCTTGTGTAGTATGTGATGAGAGGATAAAGATAAAAACTCTGATAGACTATGCAGATTCAGTAGGAGCAAAATATATAGCTACAGGACATTATTGTAATTTGGAATATTCTCCTGAAATGGATAAATATCTCCTGAAAAATGCAGCGGATATACGTAAAGATCAGACCTATATGCTTTACAGGTTAGATGAGGACACTCTCAAAAGGATGAAATTCCCCCTATATAACTTTACCAAAACTGAGGTCAGAGAGATGGCCAAAAAAATAGGGTTGGTAACTCATAATAAAAAAGACAGCCAGGGAATATGTTTTGCCCCGGAAGGGTATAAAGAGTATCTGCAAGAGAAATTAAAAGATAAGATAGAAAAGGGTAACTTTGTAGATGAAGATGGAAATATAATGGGAACTCATGATGGATATCAACTTTATACCATCGGGCAGAGAAGAGGTTTAAATCTAAAAAAACCAAGACCCTATTTTATACTGGATATAAGACCTTCTAAAAACGAGATCCTTTTGGGCGATTATGATAAACTCTTTATAAAAGAGGTGGAGCTCATAGACTATAAGTTTATAGTTGAGATAGATAAATTGTTGGAGGTAGAACTCATGGGAAGGCCGAGGTTTTCAAGTCACGGGTCTATGGGCAGGTTAAAAAGAGTCGCTGAACCTGGGGAAAAAGACAGGATATATTTTGAATACGAAGAAAAAAATCCCCAAAATGCTAAAGGACAGCATATGGTGTTATATTATGGTAAATACCTTATAGGAGGAGGAGTTATAGGATGA
- a CDS encoding 4Fe-4S binding protein, with the protein MSHRIRKDECISCGACEDVCPVTCISEVEDGKRLIDEDACIDCGACVGVCPVVCIDQV; encoded by the coding sequence ATGTCGCACAGAATAAGAAAAGATGAGTGTATTTCGTGTGGAGCATGTGAAGATGTGTGCCCAGTAACTTGTATTTCAGAGGTAGAAGATGGTAAGAGGTTGATAGATGAGGATGCATGTATCGACTGCGGAGCATGTGTAGGGGTGTGTCCCGTAGTTTGCATAGATCAGGTATAA
- a CDS encoding rhodanese-like domain-containing protein, whose protein sequence is MKKIMILIGLLMLAFTCLSAEQKVKKISSKQAIEYLTDENYLFVDTRSVDEYIGWPVNIEAEGHIQGAVDFPITWFSMLNKKNLEKELLRRGISKNKTLILYDNFGEKIETPLAQMGYNIQILKGGIEEWNNLKYPIEKLKGYKMYVYPQWIDDLIDGKKVANYDGRKYVILEVSYRQKPKGQIRNSIHIDDSLNHLRGERNVFKYKNIPLEIKEKFWNRPNDEKIKEILLSKGITKDTMVILYGPNLLAANRCAAVMKYAGVEDIRILNGGTKRLEKENYPFVRGYIKPIPVSGFGAEIPVNKDVLIDFDKELDLVNSPDAVIASIRSWPEYIGKVTGYTYINVKGDIANSRFGYAGSDPYHMQDYRNIDNTMFNYNIMRKRWEKWGITPDKEVSFHCGTGWRASETYFYAKAMGWDNIHVYDGGWYEWHMRKDAPRKSFGVPSDAPFSKL, encoded by the coding sequence ATGAAAAAAATAATGATATTAATCGGTCTGCTTATGCTAGCTTTTACCTGCTTATCTGCGGAACAGAAAGTAAAAAAAATATCTTCTAAACAAGCTATCGAATATTTAACAGATGAAAATTATTTATTTGTCGATACCAGAAGTGTTGATGAATATATAGGTTGGCCTGTTAATATAGAAGCAGAAGGACATATCCAGGGGGCTGTTGATTTCCCGATAACATGGTTTTCAATGCTCAATAAAAAAAACTTAGAAAAAGAACTTCTAAGACGGGGAATATCTAAAAATAAAACTTTAATTTTATATGATAATTTTGGAGAAAAAATAGAAACCCCTCTAGCTCAAATGGGATACAATATCCAAATTTTAAAAGGCGGAATAGAGGAGTGGAATAATTTAAAATATCCAATTGAAAAATTGAAAGGATATAAAATGTACGTTTATCCTCAATGGATTGATGACCTGATTGACGGAAAAAAAGTTGCTAACTATGATGGCAGAAAATACGTAATTTTAGAAGTCAGTTATAGACAAAAGCCAAAGGGACAAATAAGAAATTCTATTCACATTGATGACTCGCTCAATCACTTAAGAGGTGAAAGAAATGTTTTCAAATATAAAAATATACCATTAGAAATAAAAGAAAAATTTTGGAATCGACCAAATGACGAAAAGATAAAGGAAATATTGTTATCTAAAGGAATTACCAAGGATACAATGGTTATTTTATATGGACCAAATTTATTAGCTGCAAACAGGTGTGCCGCTGTAATGAAATATGCCGGAGTTGAAGATATTCGTATCTTAAACGGTGGTACCAAAAGACTGGAAAAAGAAAATTATCCCTTTGTTAGAGGTTATATAAAGCCTATTCCTGTTTCAGGATTTGGAGCTGAAATTCCTGTAAATAAAGATGTATTGATTGATTTTGATAAAGAACTAGACTTAGTTAATTCTCCAGATGCAGTTATAGCTTCAATAAGAAGCTGGCCGGAATATATAGGGAAGGTCACAGGATATACCTATATAAATGTAAAAGGTGATATTGCAAATTCAAGATTTGGATATGCGGGAAGTGATCCCTATCACATGCAGGATTATAGAAATATAGATAACACTATGTTTAATTACAATATCATGAGAAAAAGATGGGAAAAATGGGGTATTACTCCAGATAAAGAAGTCAGTTTCCATTGCGGTACCGGCTGGAGAGCAAGTGAAACATATTTTTATGCCAAAGCTATGGGCTGGGATAATATCCATGTGTATGATGGTGGATGGTATGAGTGGCATATGAGAAAAGACGCACCTAGAAAATCTTTTGGGGTTCCTAGTGATGCTCCATTTTCAAAACTATAA
- a CDS encoding KpsF/GutQ family sugar-phosphate isomerase, with amino-acid sequence MDIKKYAQEIFDIEIEELKKVRDKIGKEIEKTAKLIMDCKGKVVVTGIGKSGIVGKKIAATLASTGTLTVFMNSAEGLHGDLGMVDREDVVIAISNSGNSDEVVSIIPSIKKIGAKLIAMTGNKNSKLGMASDEILDIGVEREACPMNIAPTCSTTATIVMGDALASVLIKLRNFKPENFAVYHPGGSLGRRLLMKVKDVMHSGTDLAVVEKDTDIDEILVTMTKKKLGAVCVLEDGKMTGIITEGDIRRALGNKEEFFTYKAVDIMISKFTYIEAEKMAVDALELMENRESQISVLPVLEGQKLIGMVRIHDLLNSVN; translated from the coding sequence ATGGATATAAAAAAATATGCTCAGGAAATATTTGATATTGAAATAGAAGAACTAAAAAAAGTAAGAGATAAGATAGGAAAAGAGATAGAAAAAACAGCTAAGCTGATCATGGATTGTAAAGGGAAAGTTGTTGTTACAGGGATCGGAAAATCCGGGATAGTAGGGAAAAAAATAGCTGCAACGCTAGCTTCTACAGGAACATTGACAGTATTTATGAACTCTGCTGAAGGTCTTCATGGAGATCTTGGAATGGTAGACAGGGAAGACGTGGTAATAGCTATCTCAAATTCAGGAAACAGTGATGAAGTGGTGTCAATAATCCCATCCATAAAAAAAATTGGTGCAAAATTAATAGCTATGACTGGAAATAAAAATTCTAAATTAGGGATGGCCTCTGATGAAATATTGGATATAGGTGTTGAAAGGGAAGCCTGCCCTATGAATATAGCTCCTACATGCTCTACAACAGCTACTATAGTTATGGGAGACGCTCTGGCATCGGTACTTATCAAACTCAGAAATTTCAAACCAGAAAATTTTGCTGTATATCATCCGGGAGGAAGCTTAGGAAGAAGGCTCCTTATGAAGGTAAAAGATGTGATGCATAGTGGAACTGATCTTGCAGTTGTAGAAAAAGATACCGATATAGATGAGATATTAGTGACTATGACAAAGAAAAAATTAGGAGCTGTCTGTGTATTGGAAGATGGGAAGATGACAGGGATAATCACAGAGGGTGATATCAGAAGAGCATTGGGAAATAAAGAGGAGTTTTTTACTTATAAAGCTGTGGATATTATGATCTCAAAATTCACCTATATTGAAGCTGAAAAGATGGCTGTAGATGCACTGGAACTCATGGAAAACAGGGAAAGCCAGATCTCGGTTTTACCTGTATTAGAAGGGCAGAAATTAATAGGTATGGTAAGGATTCATGATTTATTAAATAGTGTCAATTAA